The Flavobacterium commune genome contains a region encoding:
- the rhaT gene encoding L-rhamnose/proton symporter RhaT has product MESILGILFHSIGGFSSGSFYMPFKKVRGWAWESYWIIGGFFSWLIVPPLAAYLTIPNFADIISAAAPSIKTVTYTMGLIWGIGGLTYGLGVRYLGMSLGNSITLGFCSAFGALVPPIYYNFNPTIGKESFTEMASTSGGQLVLLGVLVCILGIVFLGKAGMLKEKDFAVGHEDKDKDFNLVKGLIIAIISGILSSFFNFGIEAGKPMADTANEAWKVLNPGQGEFLYQNNVTYVVLLWGGLTTNFLWCMYLNFKNKTFGDYTNTETPIAKNVLFSGIAGTMWFLQFFFYGMGESKMGNGAGSWILHMSTIILTANFWGFYLKEWKGVSDKTYKVFFFGISLMFLSIVLVGLGNSL; this is encoded by the coding sequence ATGGAATCAATTCTTGGTATTCTTTTTCACTCAATAGGAGGTTTTTCTTCCGGAAGTTTTTATATGCCTTTCAAAAAGGTAAGAGGTTGGGCTTGGGAAAGCTACTGGATTATAGGAGGATTTTTTTCATGGTTGATTGTACCGCCTTTAGCGGCTTATTTAACAATTCCAAATTTTGCAGATATTATTAGTGCTGCAGCTCCATCTATTAAAACGGTTACTTATACAATGGGATTGATTTGGGGAATTGGTGGATTAACATATGGTTTAGGAGTTCGTTATTTAGGAATGTCTTTAGGAAACTCAATCACTTTAGGATTTTGTTCTGCATTTGGAGCTTTGGTACCACCTATTTATTATAATTTTAATCCTACTATCGGAAAAGAATCATTTACTGAAATGGCTTCTACTTCAGGGGGACAATTGGTTTTGTTAGGGGTGTTGGTTTGTATCTTAGGAATTGTGTTCTTAGGAAAAGCAGGAATGCTTAAAGAAAAAGATTTTGCAGTAGGTCATGAGGATAAGGATAAAGATTTTAACTTAGTAAAAGGTCTAATTATTGCAATTATTTCAGGGATTTTAAGTTCGTTTTTTAATTTCGGAATTGAAGCAGGGAAGCCAATGGCGGATACAGCTAATGAGGCTTGGAAAGTCTTAAATCCGGGTCAGGGTGAATTTTTGTATCAAAATAACGTTACTTATGTAGTATTGCTTTGGGGAGGTCTTACAACCAATTTCTTGTGGTGTATGTATCTTAACTTTAAAAATAAAACTTTTGGAGATTATACAAATACGGAAACTCCAATTGCTAAAAATGTTTTGTTTTCCGGAATTGCCGGAACAATGTGGTTTTTACAATTCTTCTTCTACGGAATGGGGGAAAGTAAGATGGGGAATGGAGCAGGTTCTTGGATCTTGCACATGTCAACGATTATTTTGACAGCTAATTTTTGGGGATTTTATTTAAAAGAATGGAAAGGTGTGTCTGATAAGACATACAAAGTATTCTTTTTCGGTATTTCCCTGATGTTCTTGTCAATCGTATTAGTAGGTTTAGGGAATTCACTTTAA
- a CDS encoding rhamnogalacturonidase, which yields MKKNIGFLKSFLFQYRLCLCFLFLGLNTIQAAPDTVFNVKTFGAKGDSTTLDTQAINNTIEAAAKAGGGTVYFPAGTYLSFSIRLKSHISLYLDQGATILAATPSDKIGYDAPEKADNEIYQDFGHSHWQNSLIWGENLEDISILGPGIIHGKGLSRSGPYRAPIGNKAIALKLCRNVTLKDFTILYGGHFGILATGVDNLTIDNLKIDTNRDGMDIDCCKNVRISNCTVNSPWDDAICLKSSFALGYARPTENVTITNCSVSGFDRGTFYNGTYLRNEAHLVPDKEGPTGRIKFGTESNGGFKNITISSCVFEYCRGLALETVDGGLLEDVTISNITMRDIINSPIFLRLGGRMRAPEGTAVGALRRINISNINIYNADSRFATLISGIPGHDIEDVRLSNISIWYRPLDSISKNAIQQEVPEFEKGYPEPQKFGIIPAYGFFIRHVKNIELNNVNLHLLGNETRPAMIVNDVKGLKLRNVSTDKGTDSRTLVMKDVSELSIKDSTPLKDKNDKKIKSKSY from the coding sequence ATGAAAAAAAATATTGGTTTTTTAAAGTCATTTTTATTTCAGTATAGACTTTGTCTGTGTTTTTTATTCTTAGGATTAAATACTATTCAGGCCGCGCCAGATACCGTTTTTAATGTAAAGACTTTTGGTGCCAAAGGAGATAGTACTACATTAGATACACAGGCCATCAATAATACAATTGAAGCTGCTGCCAAGGCAGGTGGTGGAACAGTTTATTTTCCAGCGGGAACTTATCTTAGTTTTTCTATCCGACTTAAAAGTCATATTTCACTTTATCTAGATCAGGGTGCTACTATTTTAGCAGCAACACCTTCTGATAAAATAGGTTATGATGCTCCCGAAAAAGCAGATAATGAAATTTATCAGGATTTTGGACATAGCCATTGGCAAAACAGTCTAATCTGGGGCGAAAATTTGGAGGATATATCCATTTTGGGACCAGGAATAATTCATGGAAAAGGATTGTCAAGAAGTGGCCCTTATCGTGCGCCAATAGGAAATAAAGCCATTGCTTTGAAGCTTTGTCGTAATGTAACGTTAAAAGATTTTACCATATTATACGGTGGACATTTTGGAATATTAGCAACTGGAGTAGATAATCTAACTATAGATAATTTAAAAATTGATACCAATCGGGATGGAATGGATATCGATTGTTGTAAAAACGTTCGTATTTCAAATTGCACTGTAAATTCTCCGTGGGATGATGCTATTTGTCTTAAAAGTTCATTTGCTTTGGGTTATGCCCGACCAACCGAAAACGTAACTATTACCAATTGCAGTGTTAGCGGTTTTGATCGAGGTACTTTTTACAACGGAACTTACCTGCGCAATGAAGCTCATTTGGTTCCTGATAAAGAAGGACCAACAGGAAGAATAAAATTTGGAACAGAATCGAATGGCGGTTTTAAAAACATTACAATCAGTAGTTGTGTTTTTGAATATTGCCGCGGATTAGCACTCGAAACCGTTGATGGTGGTTTGTTAGAAGATGTGACTATCAGTAATATTACAATGCGTGATATTATCAATTCGCCTATTTTTTTACGTCTCGGAGGTCGAATGCGTGCGCCTGAAGGTACTGCAGTGGGGGCTTTACGGCGTATTAATATCAGTAATATCAATATTTACAATGCCGATTCTCGTTTTGCTACACTAATTAGCGGAATTCCAGGACATGATATTGAAGATGTGCGTTTGAGCAATATTAGTATTTGGTATCGTCCATTGGATTCAATTTCAAAAAATGCTATTCAACAAGAAGTTCCAGAATTTGAGAAAGGATATCCGGAACCACAGAAATTCGGAATAATTCCTGCTTATGGCTTTTTCATTCGTCATGTAAAAAACATAGAATTGAATAATGTTAATCTTCATTTGTTAGGCAATGAAACCCGTCCAGCTATGATTGTAAACGATGTAAAAGGATTAAAACTGCGAAATGTTTCTACCGATAAAGGAACAGATTCCAGAACGCTTGTAATGAAAGACGTGAGTGAATTATCGATAAAAGATAGTACGCCTTTAAAAGATAAGAATGATAAAAAGATAAAGTCAAAGAGTTATTAG
- a CDS encoding GntR family transcriptional regulator, with amino-acid sequence MKKSSKIASLTIDEFSATPKYQQLVNAILNAIKQGVLKKGDAMPSINELSFQYEISRVTIEKGYNTLRKMGILEAYHGKGYFIANTDVSQDIKIFLMFNKLSAHKKIIYDAFVETLGDKAAIDFYIYNNDYALFKKLLQQQKTDYTHYVIIPHFIEKSDAYRLLIEALPKEKLVLVGKKIKDITGDYAAVYENFEQDIYNALTEALDPLSKYHTLKLIFPVNSYFSKEIIKGFENFCYNYAFNFKIVHNLDQEQVSEGEVYINLMEEDLVKILDKIISLNLTLGKQVGLISYNETPLKNYIMSGLTTISTDFKTMGITAANLVLNNSKDHIENPFKLILRGSL; translated from the coding sequence ATGAAAAAATCTTCTAAAATAGCCAGTCTTACTATTGATGAGTTTTCGGCTACGCCTAAATACCAACAATTGGTGAATGCGATATTAAATGCCATTAAGCAGGGAGTTTTGAAAAAAGGCGATGCGATGCCATCAATTAACGAATTGAGTTTTCAATACGAAATTTCGAGAGTAACTATCGAAAAAGGCTATAACACCCTAAGAAAAATGGGGATTCTGGAAGCCTATCATGGCAAGGGATATTTTATTGCCAATACTGACGTTTCACAGGATATTAAAATATTTTTGATGTTTAACAAGTTAAGTGCACATAAAAAAATCATTTATGATGCCTTTGTTGAAACCTTAGGAGATAAAGCAGCCATTGATTTTTATATTTATAACAACGATTATGCTTTGTTTAAAAAATTATTGCAACAACAAAAGACAGATTATACGCATTATGTAATTATTCCCCATTTTATTGAAAAATCAGATGCTTACAGATTGCTGATTGAGGCACTTCCAAAAGAGAAATTGGTTTTGGTAGGCAAAAAAATAAAAGACATAACAGGAGATTACGCTGCGGTTTATGAAAATTTTGAACAGGACATTTATAATGCCTTAACCGAAGCTTTGGATCCTTTAAGTAAATATCATACTTTAAAATTGATTTTTCCGGTTAATAGTTATTTCTCTAAAGAGATTATAAAAGGTTTCGAGAATTTTTGCTACAACTATGCTTTTAACTTTAAGATAGTTCATAATTTGGATCAAGAGCAAGTGAGTGAAGGTGAGGTTTATATTAATTTGATGGAAGAAGATTTGGTTAAAATTTTAGACAAAATTATAAGTTTAAATCTAACTTTAGGTAAGCAGGTAGGTTTGATTTCGTACAATGAAACTCCTCTTAAGAATTATATTATGAGCGGACTCACCACTATTTCCACTGATTTTAAAACCATGGGAATTACCGCCGCCAATCTGGTATTAAACAATTCCAAAGACCATATCGAAAATCCGTTCAAATTGATTCTCAGAGGATCTCTGTAA
- a CDS encoding DUF2264 domain-containing protein, producing the protein MKNYQFLVLLLLCLPVWAQQSENKKALEKSNSNSVFEIKNPDFKLSPVTGMTKQHWKDAAMYLLEGAFGYIHSLDDPMKFPKQEGKSYPQDEGKVPTEKLEGLCRTLFVAAPLLKENPSLVINNIKVADYYRHQITQLTNPQSSSYIVPRSKNGGPSQNLVEFGALSISLITNPEVLWNPLTQQQKDALAKTMLSYGDGPTVDSNWKFFNIFVLSFFKQQGYAVNEKLLVEYLEKSLKDYRGNGWYNDSPAYDYYSMWAFQMYGMMWSEYFGKKNYPEYAARFENNFKELNNNYPYLFSQNGEMIVWGRSMSYRVGAVIPFPLMGFQKDSSINYGWMRRIASGVIKQFFTHPDFMEDNVPTLGVYGPFEPAVQVYSCRGSVYWMGKIFFGLLVPDDNPFWTAKENNGDWETQFEKNKVYNKFQGVSEILITDYPNIGASEVRAWCNAKVKDDWQKFRSTENYNRLSYNSAFPWQADGEKGEVAMNYVIKNKSDKWEAFRLYNFKKFEDGIYYRDVVLETDSNVKFNLADIPLANGILRVDKNNSTVPFAMRLGHYALPKLNGEIKTTIRKVKNREVTIIDNGKYQLAMIPLLGWDKSEVIQAKGLHPEANESSVINLSNNYVPQKEQSTVYATLMLWKKSGEKWSDKELLAVKQIDFSSKENTVNVSLANGEKKLVKF; encoded by the coding sequence ATGAAGAACTACCAATTTCTAGTTTTATTACTATTGTGTTTACCTGTTTGGGCGCAACAATCAGAAAATAAAAAAGCACTTGAAAAATCGAATAGTAATTCGGTTTTCGAAATTAAAAATCCCGATTTTAAATTAAGTCCTGTAACAGGAATGACCAAACAACATTGGAAAGATGCGGCAATGTATCTTTTGGAAGGCGCTTTTGGTTATATCCATTCCTTAGACGATCCGATGAAATTTCCCAAACAAGAAGGGAAAAGTTATCCGCAAGATGAAGGGAAAGTGCCAACTGAAAAACTGGAAGGTTTGTGTAGAACTTTGTTTGTGGCAGCTCCGCTTTTAAAAGAAAATCCTTCTTTAGTTATCAATAACATAAAAGTTGCCGATTATTATCGACATCAGATTACTCAACTAACAAATCCTCAAAGTTCGTCTTATATTGTTCCTCGTTCTAAAAATGGTGGGCCAAGTCAGAATTTAGTGGAGTTTGGAGCTTTGTCTATTTCGTTAATTACGAATCCTGAAGTGTTATGGAATCCTTTGACTCAGCAACAAAAAGATGCTTTGGCAAAAACCATGCTGAGTTATGGAGATGGACCAACGGTGGATTCGAACTGGAAGTTTTTCAACATTTTTGTGTTGAGTTTCTTTAAGCAACAAGGTTACGCAGTAAACGAAAAATTATTAGTTGAATATTTAGAAAAATCGCTAAAAGATTACAGAGGAAACGGCTGGTACAATGACAGTCCTGCTTATGATTATTACAGTATGTGGGCTTTTCAGATGTATGGGATGATGTGGTCGGAATATTTTGGAAAGAAAAATTATCCGGAATATGCAGCCCGATTTGAAAATAATTTCAAGGAATTAAACAATAATTACCCGTATTTATTTAGTCAAAATGGTGAAATGATTGTGTGGGGCAGAAGCATGAGTTACAGAGTGGGAGCTGTTATTCCGTTTCCGCTAATGGGATTTCAAAAAGATTCCTCGATTAATTATGGTTGGATGCGAAGAATAGCTTCGGGAGTGATTAAACAATTTTTCACACATCCTGATTTTATGGAGGATAATGTTCCTACGCTTGGGGTTTATGGACCTTTTGAACCTGCGGTGCAAGTTTACAGCTGTCGTGGCAGTGTGTATTGGATGGGGAAAATATTTTTTGGTTTATTAGTTCCTGATGATAATCCGTTTTGGACAGCCAAAGAAAATAATGGTGATTGGGAAACCCAATTCGAGAAAAATAAAGTGTACAATAAATTTCAGGGCGTTTCTGAAATTTTAATTACCGATTATCCAAATATTGGCGCTTCGGAAGTAAGAGCCTGGTGTAATGCTAAAGTAAAAGACGATTGGCAGAAATTTAGATCGACAGAAAACTACAACCGATTATCCTATAATAGTGCATTCCCTTGGCAGGCTGATGGTGAAAAGGGCGAAGTGGCGATGAATTATGTCATTAAAAATAAATCGGACAAATGGGAAGCTTTTCGATTGTATAACTTTAAAAAGTTTGAAGATGGCATTTATTATCGAGACGTAGTTTTAGAAACCGATTCGAATGTGAAATTTAATCTGGCTGATATTCCTTTGGCAAACGGAATTTTAAGAGTTGATAAAAATAACAGTACAGTACCATTTGCAATGCGTTTAGGACATTATGCTTTGCCAAAATTGAATGGTGAAATTAAAACGACTATTAGAAAAGTAAAAAACCGCGAAGTAACCATTATTGATAATGGAAAATACCAATTGGCAATGATTCCGCTTTTAGGCTGGGACAAATCAGAAGTAATTCAGGCTAAAGGCTTGCATCCTGAGGCCAATGAAAGTTCGGTTATTAATCTTTCGAATAATTATGTACCTCAAAAAGAACAATCCACTGTTTATGCCACATTAATGTTGTGGAAAAAATCAGGAGAAAAATGGAGTGACAAAGAATTATTAGCTGTTAAACAAATTGATTTTTCTTCGAAAGAAAATACAGTCAATGTTTCTTTGGCAAATGGAGAAAAGAAGTTGGTGAAATTTTAA
- a CDS encoding bifunctional aldolase/short-chain dehydrogenase, with translation MSNTNTMTFKHVSYLWDDAKAAELAGDEVALFIYRSNLLGADLRLTNYGGGNTSVKITDKDPLTGAATEVMWIKGSGGDIGTLTKSGCAALYLERLRNLENVYRGIEFEDEMVELFNHCIFDLASKAPSIDTPLHGFLPFAHIDHLHPDAAIAIAAAKDGAKITEELFNGEIGWVGWQRPGFDLGLQMRACLEEAAAKGKKLKGVMLGSHGLFTWGDTAYESYVNTLEVIEKCAEFLESNYGKTRPVFGGQKIESLSEEARKVQAAKVAPILRGFCSSERKMIGHYTDDARVLEFINSNDLEKLAPLGTSCPDHFLRTKISPLVIELAPNEDLSDVDAIKAKLTPAFEAYRQMYSEYYNTCKKSNSPAMRDPNPVVILYPGVGMFTFAKDKTMARLASEYYINAVNVMKGAEAVSEYTSLPRQEAFDIEYWLLEEAKLQRMPKPKALSGRIALITGSAGGIGKAIAKKFAEEGACVVINDINEERLQGATADFIKTFGKDAVSSTLLNVTDSDSTAKALDAACLAFGGADIIVNNAGISISKSIAEHSLEEWDRLYDILVKGQFIVSKAGIEVMRKQGFGGDIVNIVSKNAVVAGPNNPGYGSAKAAQAHLTRLMAAELGADKIRVNTVNPDAVISDSNIWSGGWAEGRAKAYGITVAELPAYYAKRTLLNEIILPDDIANACYAFVGGLLGKSTGNALNVDGGVAMGFYR, from the coding sequence ATGTCAAATACAAATACAATGACTTTTAAACACGTAAGTTACCTTTGGGATGATGCTAAAGCTGCTGAATTAGCAGGAGATGAAGTAGCACTTTTTATCTATCGCTCTAATTTATTAGGAGCTGATTTGAGATTAACGAACTATGGAGGAGGAAATACTTCTGTAAAAATTACTGATAAAGATCCGTTGACTGGAGCTGCTACTGAGGTAATGTGGATTAAAGGTTCTGGTGGAGATATTGGAACATTAACAAAATCAGGTTGTGCTGCTCTTTACTTAGAGAGATTACGTAACCTTGAAAATGTATACAGAGGAATCGAATTTGAAGACGAAATGGTGGAATTATTCAACCACTGTATTTTTGATTTAGCTTCAAAAGCGCCTTCAATTGATACTCCATTACACGGATTCTTACCATTTGCTCACATCGATCACTTGCACCCGGATGCTGCTATTGCTATTGCTGCTGCAAAAGACGGTGCAAAAATCACTGAAGAATTATTCAACGGTGAGATTGGATGGGTTGGATGGCAACGTCCAGGTTTCGACTTAGGTTTGCAAATGCGTGCTTGCCTTGAAGAAGCTGCTGCTAAAGGGAAAAAATTAAAAGGTGTAATGTTAGGATCTCACGGTTTATTTACCTGGGGAGATACTGCTTACGAAAGTTATGTAAACACTCTTGAAGTAATCGAGAAATGTGCTGAGTTTTTAGAGTCTAACTACGGAAAAACACGTCCGGTTTTTGGAGGTCAAAAAATTGAAAGCCTTTCTGAAGAAGCTCGTAAAGTACAGGCTGCTAAAGTAGCTCCAATCTTGAGAGGTTTCTGTTCTTCTGAGCGTAAAATGATTGGTCACTATACTGATGATGCAAGAGTATTGGAATTCATCAACTCTAATGATTTGGAAAAATTAGCTCCTCTTGGAACTTCTTGTCCTGACCACTTCCTGAGAACTAAAATCAGTCCTTTAGTGATTGAATTGGCTCCAAACGAAGATTTATCTGATGTTGATGCTATCAAAGCTAAATTAACTCCAGCTTTTGAAGCTTACCGTCAAATGTACTCTGAGTACTATAACACTTGCAAAAAATCTAACTCACCAGCAATGCGTGATCCAAACCCGGTTGTAATTTTATATCCAGGTGTAGGTATGTTTACTTTTGCAAAAGATAAAACAATGGCTCGTTTAGCGTCTGAATATTATATCAATGCTGTAAACGTAATGAAAGGTGCTGAAGCAGTTTCTGAATATACTTCATTGCCACGTCAGGAAGCTTTTGACATCGAGTACTGGTTGTTAGAAGAAGCTAAATTACAACGTATGCCAAAACCAAAAGCTTTATCTGGAAGAATCGCTTTAATTACAGGTTCTGCAGGTGGAATTGGTAAGGCTATCGCTAAGAAATTTGCTGAAGAAGGTGCTTGTGTAGTTATCAATGATATTAACGAAGAGCGTTTACAAGGAGCTACAGCTGATTTTATCAAAACTTTTGGTAAAGATGCAGTTTCCAGTACTTTATTAAACGTAACTGATTCTGATAGTACAGCAAAAGCTTTAGATGCTGCTTGTTTAGCATTTGGTGGTGCTGATATTATTGTTAACAATGCAGGAATCAGTATTTCTAAATCTATCGCTGAGCATTCATTAGAAGAGTGGGACAGATTATATGATATCTTAGTTAAAGGACAATTTATTGTTTCTAAAGCAGGAATCGAAGTAATGCGTAAACAAGGTTTTGGTGGGGATATCGTAAACATCGTATCTAAAAATGCAGTAGTTGCAGGACCAAACAACCCTGGATACGGTTCAGCTAAAGCGGCTCAGGCTCACTTGACTCGTTTGATGGCTGCTGAATTAGGTGCTGATAAAATCCGTGTGAACACTGTTAACCCAGATGCTGTAATCTCTGATTCAAACATTTGGTCAGGTGGATGGGCTGAAGGACGTGCTAAGGCTTACGGTATTACTGTAGCTGAATTGCCGGCTTACTATGCTAAGCGTACTTTATTAAATGAAATTATATTACCAGACGATATCGCTAACGCTTGTTATGCTTTTGTTGGAGGTTTGTTAGGCAAATCAACAGGAAACGCATTAAATGTTGATGGTGGTGTTGCTATGGGATTCTATAGATAA
- the rhaM gene encoding L-rhamnose mutarotase, which produces MKKVAFKMQLHQGQVQEYQKRHDELWPELADLLKSVGVEDYSIFFDEDTHALFGVLKIEDPSRLDELPKHPVMQKWWKYMGDIMDANPDNSPVSVSLKEVFYLP; this is translated from the coding sequence ATGAAAAAAGTAGCATTTAAAATGCAGTTGCATCAAGGTCAGGTTCAGGAGTACCAAAAAAGACATGATGAATTGTGGCCAGAATTAGCCGATTTGTTAAAAAGTGTAGGAGTAGAAGATTACTCTATTTTTTTTGATGAAGATACACATGCCCTTTTTGGTGTTTTAAAAATCGAAGACCCAAGTCGTTTAGACGAACTTCCTAAACATCCAGTTATGCAAAAATGGTGGAAATATATGGGAGACATTATGGATGCAAATCCGGACAATTCGCCAGTGAGTGTTTCACTCAAAGAAGTTTTTTATTTACCTTAA
- a CDS encoding CBS domain-containing protein, translating into MTVNQILSVKGSDVYSIVSTITVYEALRIMGERNVGAVLVIEDNVLKGILSERDYARKIALKNKSSRDTLVHEIMDTNLVTVKPTDKLDYCMDLITNKRIRHLPVVQDNQVVGVISIGDLVKTIMENQKHIIDYLDSYIAGTKAQ; encoded by the coding sequence ATGACTGTAAATCAAATATTAAGCGTAAAAGGAAGCGATGTTTACTCTATAGTTTCTACTATTACAGTATATGAGGCTTTGAGAATAATGGGAGAGAGAAATGTTGGAGCAGTTTTGGTTATAGAGGATAATGTCCTAAAAGGAATTTTGTCTGAGAGAGATTATGCCCGCAAAATTGCTCTGAAAAACAAATCTTCGAGAGATACTTTGGTACATGAAATAATGGATACTAATTTGGTTACAGTAAAACCAACTGACAAATTAGATTATTGTATGGATTTGATTACTAATAAACGAATCCGTCATTTGCCTGTTGTACAGGATAATCAGGTTGTTGGGGTCATCTCAATAGGGGACCTGGTTAAAACGATTATGGAAAATCAAAAACATATTATAGATTATCTGGATTCGTATATAGCAGGAACTAAGGCTCAATGA
- a CDS encoding TolB-like translocation protein: protein MKQFSNSIVLVSFLLLIQSTNAQIGKRFPSERKELKDPVTGTMLTFLTSTPNGDNKIYQTHNQWTSDGEWLIFRSNRVEGEAMAVNEKTGEMVQVTEGGYVGMLNVARNSMKLFFMRKVGEDFSKKNKKDKTSKAEATSMQIVEVDLAKLFADSKIGKLKKADYYQRVCGSTQPEMGAGGDLALDGDENWAYFRVGKEYAAKYLPSGTKLEENYGPRKMGAGPSGIAAMNVNSGEIKYVISVPFQIGHIQTNPWVAGEIVFCWETGGKSPQRTWTVLSDGTGLRPLYPESEYEWVTHEAVISKDEVAMAIMGHRKIQGLDTTGTAVSGANPGQEAAWGVSGTREKPTGLAIVNLRTREMKIAGQTDSGSGLWHVSGSPDGRWAVGDDFSRSIYLIDRKTNEMLLLSTGHKQTASDHPHPTMSPDGTKIQIQSAMLSEDNRSMNICIIPVPEAWLKRKY, encoded by the coding sequence ATGAAACAGTTTTCTAATAGCATCGTTTTGGTTAGCTTTCTACTTTTAATACAAAGTACAAATGCTCAAATTGGCAAACGCTTTCCTTCAGAACGAAAAGAGCTTAAAGATCCAGTAACAGGTACTATGTTGACTTTTTTGACTAGTACGCCAAATGGTGATAATAAAATTTACCAAACGCACAATCAGTGGACATCGGATGGGGAGTGGCTTATTTTTCGTTCGAATAGAGTAGAAGGGGAAGCCATGGCTGTAAATGAAAAAACAGGCGAAATGGTTCAGGTAACCGAAGGAGGTTATGTTGGAATGTTAAATGTGGCTCGCAACAGCATGAAACTTTTCTTTATGAGAAAAGTAGGTGAAGATTTTTCAAAGAAAAACAAAAAAGATAAAACTTCGAAAGCTGAAGCAACTTCGATGCAAATTGTAGAAGTAGATTTGGCAAAATTATTTGCAGATAGTAAAATTGGAAAACTTAAAAAAGCCGATTATTATCAGCGTGTTTGTGGTTCTACTCAACCAGAAATGGGAGCAGGCGGTGATTTGGCTTTGGATGGAGATGAAAACTGGGCTTATTTTCGGGTAGGAAAAGAATATGCAGCAAAATATTTACCTTCTGGTACCAAACTCGAAGAAAATTATGGTCCAAGAAAAATGGGGGCTGGACCATCCGGAATTGCAGCTATGAATGTGAATAGTGGAGAAATTAAATATGTAATATCAGTTCCTTTCCAGATTGGACACATACAAACGAATCCCTGGGTAGCGGGCGAAATTGTTTTTTGCTGGGAAACTGGAGGAAAATCGCCGCAACGTACCTGGACTGTATTGAGTGACGGAACAGGACTTCGACCTTTGTATCCGGAATCAGAATACGAATGGGTAACGCATGAAGCAGTAATTAGTAAGGACGAAGTGGCAATGGCTATAATGGGGCATCGAAAAATTCAGGGTTTAGATACTACTGGAACGGCAGTAAGTGGAGCAAATCCAGGTCAGGAAGCTGCCTGGGGAGTTTCGGGAACCAGAGAAAAACCAACCGGATTGGCTATTGTAAATTTAAGAACAAGAGAAATGAAAATAGCAGGACAAACGGATTCAGGAAGTGGTTTATGGCATGTAAGCGGTTCTCCTGATGGTCGCTGGGCAGTAGGCGATGATTTCTCCAGAAGTATTTATCTAATTGATAGAAAAACCAATGAAATGCTATTGCTTTCTACTGGGCATAAACAAACGGCCTCCGATCATCCGCATCCTACAATGAGTCCTGATGGGACTAAAATCCAAATTCAATCGGCTATGTTAAGCGAAGACAATCGCAGTATGAATATCTGTATCATTCCGGTGCCGGAAGCATGGCTGAAAAGAAAGTATTGA